gctaagagtattactctttattgtgaatatgtagTAGGATTGatcctgtctcacagattatgatccgtgagacggtctcacatgagacacagTCTTGTTATAGTGATTAAATGATATAGAGAAACTAGGTGGAAATGAAAATTTTGTCTCATTGCTTAAAATTGAGaaagataaaattaataattcatGCTGTTATTTTAGTGTactaaattgtttttttttttcaatttagtcTGTTTATCATCTGAGTTTTGAAGCTATATCACAAATAATTTAGTGACATCGAAAAATGATGATATGATATGTACATTGATGTCGTGGCGTCGAACATTAATGATGTATGTgatgtgataaaaaatgaatagaagtaaaaaaaatatatattattaaactaAAATTGTTAATCGAGTGATAAGTTAACAACAAATGAAAAAAGTAATTTCGCcttcaacaaaaaaattaaattttagctGTGAGTGGTGAGTCCGCTATTTCGATTTATTATtagttattaatattatttactactaattaatttttttttattaaagtaTGTTGTCGTATTTAATCTCATTCTCGAACACTCTCCCTATATATAATACAAACTGATCAGCTCCATTCCAGAGGAAGATGAATCGGTAGTTCCCCAAACGACAAAAATAGAAAGAAAAAACTAACAGCCGCAATATAGATTTCTGCTGCAATTCTTTTGTAGTGAATAGAaggaaaaaagagagaaatGGGCGAGTCTAATATCGATAAATCGATGTCTCAGAAGAACATGAAGAAGAGAAACGATAACATTTCTTTTCGTTCGATTTTCATGCATGCCGATGCTTGGGATATGGTTCTGATGAGTTTCGGGTTGTTGGGTTCTTTCGGCGATGGAGTCTCCATGCCTGTCATGCTTTTAGTCACCAGTAAACTTATGAACAGTTTCGGAAACTCTGCGGATTCGCTCTCCAATGGCGATTTTACTCACTCCGTCAACAAGGTTGGTTGCCACCCCCTGGCCCGTCGAGTGTCGAAAAAATCTTTCGTACTGTGAATCTGTGATAATAAGAAAGTATtttgctgcccgaaaattttgTAACTTCCGTAATTGATAATTAACCTTACTGGCTTGTGCTGCTGTCCCCGCCGGTTTGTTGCGGAGAAAAGTATTTCCTCCTTTTGTTTTGGGTTCTTGGCTGGAGTTCTTGATCTTGGTGGGAAGGTGGATTTTACCTCCTGTTTTTTGTTCGGTTTTTAGTGTATATTATGTGCATGTATAGGTTTTACCAAGGGGACAGGGGTGGACGAAGATTTTTGTGTcgcctatgtgtttttcatacAGATTCTCTACTGTATGCTGGGAGCGAGAGATGGAACATATATACCGATATACGTCAAAATAATTTATCTTCACAGTGACATTAGTTTCACTAGTGTGTATGTATGTGGCTAAGCTGACAATTTCTTGACTCTTTCCTGGATTTTATGTATATTTCAGAATTCATTGGTTCTTTGCTACATGGCTTGCGGGCAATGGGTTGCTTGTTTTCTCGGTAAGCGTGTTTCCAATTTCAGAACAGGAGAAATCTGAATCAGCGTGTAAGATTTCCACTAAACTCGATTAATTATCTGAGTTGAATGATTAATTCCCTTTTTTTCAGAGGGGTATTGTTGGACAAGAACAGCGGAGAGACAAGCTTCAAGATTGAGAACGAGGTATTTGAAGGCTGTAATGAGGCAAGATGTTGGATACTTCGATTTGCACGTCACCAGCACGGCGGAGGTTATCCAAAGTGTCTCCAGTGACAGTTTAGTAATTCAAGATGCTATTAGCGAAAAGGTTGATTCATACACATATATGGAATTAGTTTTTGTCGCTAGAAGCTCGATTCGTCGTAGTTGTTTTAGGCATTTTAATGATCTTTTGATCGATTTCACCAACAGGTTCCGGTTTTCTTGATGAACCTATCCACATTCCTCGGTTCCTACGTGGTGGCTTTCGCGCTGTTGTGGAGGCTAGCAATCGTCGGGTTCCCGTTCATCATATTGCTCGTCATACCAGGCTTGATGTATGGAAGGGCTCTCATGAGCATTGCGAGGAAAATCAGGGACGAGTACAACAAAGCGGGCGTGATAGTGGAGCAGGCTGTTTCTTCGGTGCGAACGGTTTATTCCTTCGTGGGGGAGAGCAAGACAATCGCCGCGTATTCGGCTGCTCTACAAGGGACTGTGAGATTAGGACTCAGGCAAGGGTTGGCTAAAGGTTTGGCTATCGGGAGTAATGGTGTGGTGTTTGCTATTTGGTCTTTCATGGCTTATTATGGCAGCAGATTGGTTATGTACCATGGTGCAGAAGGTGGCACCGTTTTCGCAGTCGGAGCAGCAATCGCTATCGGTGGCCTGTGAGTATTATCATCGCAAATATATATAATCGGAACCACTCTTCACTAGTTgaatgttcttgttcttcgtatTTCAACTCATTTTTGAAGTAAACGGAAactattttctttcatttcaatGGACAGATCATTAGGTTCAGGTTTATCCAACGTCAAGTATTTTTCTGAGGCAAGTGCTGCAGGGGAGCGAGTAAGGGCAGTCATCAAGCGAGTGCCCAAGATAGACTCGGACAGTATGGAAGGTCAAGTGCTACAAAACGTGTTTGGAGAGGTCGAATTCAAGCATGTCTCGTTCGCTTACCCCTCGAGGCCGGATAGTATAATTTTCGAAGACTTCAACTTGAAATTCCCGGCAGGGAAGGCGATGGCATTGGTTGGAGGGAGCGGGTCAGGGAAGTCAACGGTGATCGCGCTTTTACAAAGATTTTACGACCCACTCAGTGGCGAAATTCTAGTCGATGGAGTGGCCATCGACAAGTTGCAACTCAAGTGGTTAAGGTCGCAAATGGGGTTGGTTAGTCAAGAGCCAGCACTCTTCGCCAcaaccattaaagaaaacatACTTTTTGGGAAGGAGAATGCATCGACGGAGGAGGTTGTGGAGGCAGCCAAAGCTTCAAATGCTCATAACTTCATTACTCAGCTGCCTCAGGGTTATGATACCCAGGTTTGGActgactttttttttaaatataaaaatcataatttttgtAGTAAAATTAGTAGTTTTTATcctaaaataaattaaagagtCATGTGCCAAAACTTTTATGGTAGCCCTTGTGTTTTTTTTATGATGTTACAATCGTCGAGAGACACTGTTCTTATACTGCATCTAACGATCCAaaattatttgggtcattcgtTGATTGAGGATTGAAATTATATGTGCTACTTGTTTTTTCAAGCACCCCACACGCCCATTATTGGAAAGTTTTTCATGCGAATGACATGTAGGTCTTTTAGGAATAATTTTGAGACCTACTTGTATTTGATTTTCGTGCATTTTTCCCTTTAGCAATAATGGTTAATTGGTTAACCTAAAAGGAATACAAAGAATTGAGCCCTCcagtttctttaaaaaaaaaataacaatataTGGATCACATTATGGAGACTATTTCCTTGAATGTTTGGGTTGAATATTATGTTTAATAAATAATGTCACATTATTACATTAATAATGCTCCCTGATTTATTAATTAGCAGGACCATTATTCATAATTAGATACCTTCTCTACATAAGTTCAGCCTCAAATTTGATTCTTTATGGAAATCTAGAATGCCTATATCTCTACATAAATCACATCTGTGTTCCTTAATTAGATTATAGACAGTTGACTTcttttgattttgaattttgatgacgATAATTTTAAACAAATTGTCTATGAATCAAAAAGGACGAAACAATGTACTAATTGGTAGTATTTTTTGGTAGCAAAATCTGGTACCTACTACTTGTTTAAATAGAGCTGAAACTTGTGACATGGAATTGCAGGTTGGCGAAAGAGGAGTACAAATGTCCGGAGGGCAGAAACAGAGAATTGCAATAGCCAGAGCCATCATCAAGGCACCTAAAATCCTCCTCCTCGACGAGGCCACGAGCGCTCTAGATTCCGAATCCGAAAGGGCGGTCCAAGAGGCACTCGACAAGGCCGCAGTTGGCCGCACCACCATCATCATCGCGCACCGCCTCTCCACCATTCGAAACGTTGATCTCATCGCTGTCGTGCAGGATGGACATGTCCAGGAAATCGGTTCACACAATGAGCTCATCCAGGATCCCAGTGGCTTATACACTACACTCATTCGTCTCCAACAAACCAATAAGGCCGAAGATTTTGCAAAAGCTAACCAAAGTCATGTCGGGACAGCATCGATCACCAACACCGATGTTTATAGCATGAGTAGCCGAAGGCTGGCTATGGTAAGCCGGTCTAGTTCAGCCAATTCTGGAGCACTTAACCACGGGGAAGACTTGGGCTTGGTTACCACTGAACAAGTTTTCTCTAAGCCCTCATTTAGAAGATTGCTAGCCATGAATTTGCCAGAGTGGAAGCAAGCGACATTAGGGTGCACAGGGGCCATCTTGTTTGGTGCCATTCAGCCATTATATGCATTCGCAATGGGATCAATGATATCCGTATATTTTCTACCGGATCATAGTGTAATCAAGGAGAAGACGAAGATATACGCTTTGAGTTTTATGGGGCTCGCTGTTTTCTCTCTTTTGATCAACATTTGCCAGCATTACAATTTTGCAGCAATGGGGGAGAATCTGACTAAGAGGATTAGAGAAAGAATGCTGTCAAAGATGCTCACATTCGAAATCGGGTGGTTCGATAAAGACGAGAATGCTACCGGTGCTGTTTGCTCTCGACTAGCCAAAGATGCCAATGTGGTTAGTTGATAAATAACTGTAATTTTTTATGTTGATTTTACTTATTCCGAATTTTAAACATTTTGTATTCGCATTGATCTGTAGGTGAGGTCTCTAGTGGGTGACAGAATGGCTCTTTTGATCCAAACCTGTTCAGCAGTGATCATCGCTTGCACAATGGGACTTGCCATCGCATGGAAGCTTGCATTAGTAATGATTGCCGTGCAACCCTTGATTATAATTTGCTTCTATTTAAAGAGAGTCTTGCTCAGAAACATGTCTGTAAAGGCCATGAAATCCCAGGAAGAAAGTAGCAAGCTCGCAGCAGAAGCGGTCTCCAATCTCCGAACCGTAACAGCTTTCTCCTCCCAGTCTCGGATTCTTCAAATGCTCGAGAAAGCACAAGAAGGGCCACAAAAGGAGAGTCTACGTCAGTCATGGTTTGCTGGACTTGGGCTCGGGATGTCCCAAAGCCTCATGACTTGCACTTGGGCGTTGGATTTTTGGTACGGCGGAAAACTCATAGCAGAAGGATCCCTTGGAGCAGAAGCATTGTTCCAGACTTTCATGATCTTGGTGAGCACAGGCCGTGTTATAGCTGATGCTGGAACGATGACCAATGATCTCGCGAAAGGCGCAGATGCTGTTGGATCAGTTTTCGCTGTGTTGGACCGATATTCATTGATTGAACCTGAAGATCCGGATGGTTACAAGGCTGACAAGCTAACAGGGCATATTGAGCTAGAAGATGTCGATTTCGCCTACCCTGCCCGGCCTAACACGATCATTTTCAAAAGTTTCTCGATCGAGATCGAGCCAGGGAAATCAACAGCGTTGGTCGGGCAAAGTGGCTCTGGAAAATCAACCATCATAGGCCTGATCGAAAGATTCTACGACCCTTCAAAAGGTACCGTGAAAATCGATGGACGAGACATCAAGTCATACCACCTAAGATCACTAAGAAACCACATTGCCCTGGTCAGCCAAGAACCAACACTATTCTCAGGCACCATACGACAAAACATCACGTACGGAGCATCGGAAGACATCGACGAGGTCGAGGTCATCGAGGCAGCGAAGGTCGCAAATGCCCACGACTTCATCTCGGGGCTGAAAGATGGGTACGACACCTGCTGCGGCGACAGAGGGCTGCAACTATCCGGAGGCCAGAAGCAACGGATCGCCATAGCACGCGCCATCTTGAAAAATCCAGTGATCTTGCTGCTGGATGAGGCTACTAGCGCGCTGGATACACATTCAGAGAAGGTGGTGCAAGATGCACTAGAGAGAGTCATGGTGGGGAGGACTAGTGTTGTGGTGGCACACAGGCTAAGCACCATACAGAATTGCAACAGCATTGCTGTTTTGGACAAGGGGAAAGTGGTGGAAAAGGGGACACATTCTTCTTTGCTTAGTAGAGGGCCAAATGGAGCTTATTATGCTCTTGTTAATCTACAGAGAACACCCTCCAATAGTACTCAGATAGGGAGCTAATTGTGTGTGTTTATTCAATCCAGTTGCAATATTTTACTATCTGAAACTAATTTGTACTAGTTTACCGCCCTATGTAAATGTTCATTaagaaaaaaattcaatctttGTTACTGGTTAATATATATCGAGTTATCATTTCTTTTTAGATTACAAAACtaccaaaatatattttcacaAAATGTCTATATGTATAACTTCagtgtatatgtattactcTATTCAAGACCAAATAGttaagataaaaatttgtgtgagacggtctcacgggtcgtattttgtgagacggacctcttatttgggttatcaatgaaaaaatattatttttaatgctaagagtattactttttattgtgaatatcggtagggttgacccgtctcagaAGTAAAGATCCGTtattaaaacttaatatttaGTTTAGTacaatgaaaattttaaaaacaaaaataaattatttaaaaattagaaATAACTACATTGCCCAAGATTTTTGATTTGTTcatactttttttttattagaatTTGAAAATGCATACAATATCTAGATAATTGAATTATTATTCAGATTTGGTTTCTATTGTAATTCAGATTTGGTTAGCCCATATGCCCAACTATTTATCGGCTATTTGGCTTAGCCTGCCTCCTTCCCACACTTTACAAAAGAAATCAAGATTACATCTCTCAAAACTTGGCAACAGAAACTTTTCGCTCCTCTCTTTCTTTCTCCGGTACATCTACGTTCGTTTTCTCAAACTTCACGCTTCTTGTTACTTAACGTTTGGAAGATACGAGGTTGGCAGAAGAGTGGGAAGATTTCGAGTTTCAGTTTAATCCAGATACTTGAAGTGATTCACCGATTTTCGATTTCTTGGTTGGTTGAGATTAGATCTGTTCAGGGCTTCCCAGTTCCCCCTTTTTCCCAAGGTAGGCGGCTTCGCTGGTTGGTGATTTTCTGGGTTTTGAAATGGCGTTTGTATATATTAGTCGTTGATTAGTTTGCTAGTTGCTAATGGGAATCTGGTGTTTTGTAGAAAGATATGAAGCGATTGCGGGATGACGTGTGCGTGAACCCGCAAGTTAAGCGGCCATGTGGCTCTTCTGATCGCGGAGAATCGTAAGTTTTTTGCAGTTCCTGCGCATCGAGGAgtgttttgtttattttgttttatttttgggaTTTTCAACATTAACGTTGTTGTCTTGAGGCCGTGGTTCTATATTTCTCGCGAAAAAAAGTTGCCGTTGGCGTTGAGAAATGGACTCTTTTAATCTAATCTTGATTTCTACTAGTGACGTGTTTCATTCGATAAAGGTGAATTGGATAGTTTTATAGGCCCCTCCTTGTAAGCATCTGGGAAAGGTGAATTGGAGAAGAAAGAGGAATTGATACACGGTTAATGTGAATAGGGTCTCTTGAGTTTTGTTTTCCCGTGCCTTCAGGGTTGCGATGGCTAGAACTTTTGGATCTTTGTGCCGGCGTGCTTTTGAATTGCTTTCATCTCTTTCCTCGTGTTTTTTGGGTATTTTGAAGAGGGATAAACAGCCAATTACTAACTTTTTGGCAGGGGTCTAAATGTTAAATTTGCATAAAATAGTCTTGAAGAATGTGAGGAGATCATATAGCTCTTattgatgtttttcatgcaagatGCACACTGTGTTGTCTTACTGAACTTAAGTTGTTCTGAAATGAGTTTGATCATTATTCATCACTTGAATTCATATTTCCACTTTGGAAAAAAAAAGGAATGGGCTACCACATGGACCAGTTGCAGTTGGAGGCGGAGGAGAGAATAGTGCCGGTGGTACTGGAGGTAGTGGAACTGGTACAAGTGCTGCTGCTGCCAGTACACAAAAACTCACAGCTAATGATGCATTGACTTATTTGAAGATAGTCAAGGACATGTTTTTAGATCAAAGAGAAAAGTATGATCGGTTTCTTGGTGCCATGAAAGATTTCAAGGCTGAAAGGTAAACTGTTTCGTGCGATTGGTTTTGCCTTCAGGAAATGGGATGAATATTTCACTGTAATTCTTTGCTGTTTGTTTTTGGCAGAATTGATACTGCTGGTGTCATAACAAGGGTAAAAGAATTATTTAAAGGTTATCCTAATCTAATACTGGGATTTAACGCATTCTTACCTAAGGGCTATGAAATTACTCTAACTGATGAGAAAGAAGCTCCATCGAAAAGGATAGTGGAATTTGAAGATGCCATCAGTTTTGTAAATAAGATTAAGGTGGAGTTTCTGGTTAATTTTTTACTACTAGCAGGTAATTTATTTTCCAAGTAAACTTACTATTATAATACGTCTTGGGTTCTGTTACCTGCAGAAACGTTTTCAAAACGACGATCATGTCTATAAATCGTTCCTAGCCATCTTGAATATGTATAGGAAGGAACATAAGGGTATAGCTGAGGTCCACCAAGAGGTATGGATGCTTCCTGGAATTATTATCGACATTCACTTTTTTGTTCATTctgataatttattttatattatatttaagtGCAGGTTGCAGCACTTTTTCAAGACCAACCAGATCTTCTCGACGAGTTTTCTAGATTTTTGCCAGATACTTCTGCCTCAGCATCAGCTCCACATACACATACTACAATGACACAATCTCGCATTGATAAGGTTTAATTCTCCATGTTTATGTTTACCATACATCATTATCATAATAATCGTTTCCCGCTGAAAGTTGTCtgttctccaaattttcagcaACTTCCACGTCAGAATAGGATTAATGGTTCCCATGGAGAACACGATCCAAGTTTTGATCGTCCAGATGTTGATGATGATAAAACAGTTTTGAAGTTGCACGCTGAGAATAAGCAGCATTCTGAAAGTGAAAGCAGGGACGAGAGAAGCCATGATCAAGATGCTAGAGATCCTGGCAATGAAAACAATGGAGACATTAGCATGCATCGGCTTTGTGATGAGAGTAAATGTGCGCAGAAAGCGGAAGACTCTGGGGGCAACTCAAATTTACCCGCCAATGAGGATAAGGATGCTTTGAAAAGTGAGCAAACAGTCTGTtggttttcttttctttctcttttttGGTGGTAATAAGGAAAACTATGTCATGTTCACTTTCATGTGAATGTCCATCATTTCATATTAAGTCTTGGGTGTTGgacgttttttttttaatttacagCAAGTAATTGCAGGCTTCTATATGTTAGATCAAAATATAAACTTATCACCCGCACCCAATGGAGAAATTAGATATAATGAGCCGGATCCCTCTACATCTCTAACTGTCTTTGTAGACCTGTCTATATTCCTTATTTGCATGTTCCACTAGGCAGCATGTTTGTTAACATTTGTTTATGTTTGATGTTGCCAGGTATATACTGTCACGAGTTTACCTTTTGTGAAAAGGTTAAAGAGAGGTTACACAGTGCAAAAGATTACCAGGCATTTTTGAAATGCCTTCACATTTACAGTACTGAAATTATTACAAGAAAGGAACTTCAGGGTTTGGTATGAACGTCATGCTATATGTTAGTGTTGTTTACCAATTTCTTTGAAACCATCGTCCCAACTTTCAAATTGGTATTTTCTTTGAGAACCACATTGCTCTACTGTTGTGCATTTCTGGGTTGTTTCATATTTGATTTTCTTTCATTTAAGTTGAGATTTGTTGTTTCGTAATCGATTGACAGAAGTTCCATCTCTAAGTTGGCCTTCTTCATTTGCCTTTATAATCAGATTATTCTGATAAATGGTTCAGTTTGAGTTtgtataaaatttgataagaaCATGAATATGTGTACGTTTATTTGGCTCTTATACGAGATTTTGCAGGTTGCCGATTTAATTGGGAATTATCCCGATCTTATGGAGGGTTTCTGTGAATTTTTGGAGCGCTGTGAGCGAATAGGTAGTTTATAATCTTCCTTCGGTAAAGTTATGTATTTTATGAAACTGTTTACAATCCTTAAATCTTACTGTTTGCCATATTTTGCAGATGGATTTCTGGCTGGTGTGATGGGCAAAAGTATGCTATTCCCCTTCATTTTAGTTCAATCCTGCAGTTTGTATGACCATAAGTTTCGTTCGCGGCTCTTTGGGTATTTTAATTTGACCGATCTTTTTACTAAGAGCAGAAGCATTATGGACTGAAGGACATTCTTTGAAAGCCTTGAGAATAGAGGAGAAAAGCAATGGACAAAAGCATGAATTGGAAGGAAGGAAAGAGGACAgggaaaatttaaaatacttcaGAAAGTCCATTCAGGAGCTTGACCTATCTAACTGTAAAAGTTGCACTCCTAGCTATCGACTTCTTCCTAAGGATGTAAGAACCTTATATTGTCCGTCACATCTATGTATTGATCTGATGACTTTTAGTTGATGAGATGCTTTATGTTTGCGCTTTTTCTTAAAATTTGTGGTCACCAAACATGAATGATGTATGTTTTTTCATTTCTCTATCCAGTGTCTGTTACCTTCAGCTAGTCAGAGATCAGAGCTTGATACTCGAGTTTTAAATAATCGATGGGTGTCTGTGACATCTGGTAGTGAGGATTACTCATTTAAACACATGCGAAGGAACCAGTATGAAGAAACCCTGTTTAGATGTGAAGATGACAGGTACCTATCCTTCTCAATTTCTGCTCTTCCCACTCAAGTGTGTTTGCATGGCAATTCATGTTTAGTGTTTAAAAAGGATAGACCTTGGTGTTGTCATAATGGTATTGAAAGTCACATGACTAATGTAGGTTTCTGGATAATATAAAGAGAGTGATGAAAGCAAGCTATTTTGTCATAGTGTCTATCATATTTTTAACTGCTATTTATTTATCGTAATTAGATTTGCTGCTTTCTCAATTCCTAAATTTCTCAGGCTTTTTCCAAGTGCTTATATCGATCTTAATTGGAAACctgttttttattaatattttagatTTGAGCTTGACATGTTGCTGGAATCGGTCAGTTCAACTGCCAAGCGAGTGGAAGAACTCCTGAACAGTATTAACAATAATTCAATTGGTTCAGATAGTCGCATAATTGTTGAGGACCATCTCACAGGTTCTTCATTTCAGATGCTTTGTTTTTATAAATTTGTTGGAAGctatttttctcttcttttattTGATATAGAGATATTTATGGATAAGTGAGTTCTTTCTTTTATCTCATACAGTTTTGAATCTAAGATGCATTGAACGGCTATATGGTGAGCATGGCCTTGACGTGATGGATATTTTGCGTAAAAATGCAACTCTTGCATTGCCCGTTATCCTGACCCGTCTTAAACAGAAGCAGGAGGAATGGACCTGGTGTCAATTGGATTTTAACAAAGTTTGGGCTGAAATTTGTTCTAAGAACCAATATAAGTCTCTTGATCATCAAGGCTTCTATTTCAAGCAAATAGATTCCAAGACCTTGAGCGCAAAATGTAAGCTGAGCACCAATACCACATTATATCACAGATTTAACTATGAATGTGTCTGGAATGTGCTGGTTTTTGAATAA
This is a stretch of genomic DNA from Primulina eburnea isolate SZY01 chromosome 11, ASM2296580v1, whole genome shotgun sequence. It encodes these proteins:
- the LOC140806295 gene encoding paired amphipathic helix protein Sin3-like 2 isoform X1; the encoded protein is MKRLRDDVCVNPQVKRPCGSSDRGESNGLPHGPVAVGGGGENSAGGTGGSGTGTSAAAASTQKLTANDALTYLKIVKDMFLDQREKYDRFLGAMKDFKAERIDTAGVITRVKELFKGYPNLILGFNAFLPKGYEITLTDEKEAPSKRIVEFEDAISFVNKIKKRFQNDDHVYKSFLAILNMYRKEHKGIAEVHQEVAALFQDQPDLLDEFSRFLPDTSASASAPHTHTTMTQSRIDKQLPRQNRINGSHGEHDPSFDRPDVDDDKTVLKLHAENKQHSESESRDERSHDQDARDPGNENNGDISMHRLCDESKCAQKAEDSGGNSNLPANEDKDALKSIYCHEFTFCEKVKERLHSAKDYQAFLKCLHIYSTEIITRKELQGLVADLIGNYPDLMEGFCEFLERCERIDGFLAGVMGKKALWTEGHSLKALRIEEKSNGQKHELEGRKEDRENLKYFRKSIQELDLSNCKSCTPSYRLLPKDCLLPSASQRSELDTRVLNNRWVSVTSGSEDYSFKHMRRNQYEETLFRCEDDRFELDMLLESVSSTAKRVEELLNSINNNSIGSDSRIIVEDHLTVLNLRCIERLYGEHGLDVMDILRKNATLALPVILTRLKQKQEEWTWCQLDFNKVWAEICSKNQYKSLDHQGFYFKQIDSKTLSAKSLVSEIKDKKQKEDDMSFGIAAESKHVIFPKLEFENTDTEIHEDIYKIIKYSSKEVCSTKEQFNRVLTFWTTFLEPMLGVTSRPDGSEAVEDDSTSNHRTVTNMLESEESPSANATSTNLKQSKPYFIGDSNASTQQMNHRWKGFTYADVVAKDGLTVASNGSLPNTVVLFNTELGPNDGHGVNSLLENNDAIKESRGSKTRTKDILSPEGVSTLRSNQSINGKFSEGSRFGGQAEDSVDHRKIEKEGELSPNGDFEDNSGSYQNVGSQAKNNFSIETRCHDDLSSDAAGKNDADLEDKDNENSFEAADNVFRGESAALECPQEEQKEEEDGEKHNLDGKPSSEGDETKDQRVFYGNDTYYVLFRLHQTLYERMFSAKVNSLSSESNSRTTNDMNLDPYASFMDALFSLLGGSSDNTKFEDDCRSLIGNQSYVLFTLDKLIYKLVKQLQTVLSEEVDCKLLFLYEYEKSRKQEKCDDSVYYENVHVLLHKENIYRFECTSFPTRLSIQLVDDGSDKSGVIQVSEDPNFTAYLQNGFRFLEKSSHQP
- the LOC140806295 gene encoding paired amphipathic helix protein Sin3-like 2 isoform X2 — its product is MKRLRDDVCVNPQVKRPCGSSDRGESNGLPHGPVAVGGGGENSAGGTGGSGTGTSAAAASTQKLTANDALTYLKIVKDMFLDQREKYDRFLGAMKDFKAERIDTAGVITRVKELFKGYPNLILGFNAFLPKGYEITLTDEKEAPSKRIVEFEDAISFVNKIKKRFQNDDHVYKSFLAILNMYRKEHKGIAEVHQEVAALFQDQPDLLDEFSRFLPDTSASASAPHTHTTMTQSRIDKQLPRQNRINGSHGEHDPSFDRPDVDDDKTVLKLHAENKQHSESESRDERSHDQDARDPGNENNGDISMHRLCDESKCAQKAEDSGGNSNLPANEDKDALKSIYCHEFTFCEKVKERLHSAKDYQAFLKCLHIYSTEIITRKELQGLVADLIGNYPDLMEGFCEFLERCERIDGFLAGVMGKKALWTEGHSLKALRIEEKSNGQKHELEGRKEDRENLKYFRKSIQELDLSNCKSCTPSYRLLPKDCLLPSASQRSELDTRVLNNRWVSVTSGSEDYSFKHMRRNQYEETLFRCEDDRFELDMLLESVSSTAKRVEELLNSINNNSIGSDSRIIVEDHLTVLNLRCIERLYGEHGLDVMDILRKNATLALPVILTRLKQKQEEWTWCQLDFNKVWAEICSKNQYKSLDHQGFYFKQIDSKTLSAKSLVSEIKDKKQKEDDMSFGIAAESKHVIFPKLEFENTDTEIHEDIYKIIKYSSKEVCSTKEQFNRVLTFWTTFLEPMLGVTSRPDGSEAVEDDSTSNHRTVTNMLESEESPSANATSTNLKQSKPYFIGDSNASTQQMNHRWKGFTYADVVAKDGLTVASNGSLPNTVVLFNTELGPNDENNDAIKESRGSKTRTKDILSPEGVSTLRSNQSINGKFSEGSRFGGQAEDSVDHRKIEKEGELSPNGDFEDNSGSYQNVGSQAKNNFSIETRCHDDLSSDAAGKNDADLEDKDNENSFEAADNVFRGESAALECPQEEQKEEEDGEKHNLDGKPSSEGDETKDQRVFYGNDTYYVLFRLHQTLYERMFSAKVNSLSSESNSRTTNDMNLDPYASFMDALFSLLGGSSDNTKFEDDCRSLIGNQSYVLFTLDKLIYKLVKQLQTVLSEEVDCKLLFLYEYEKSRKQEKCDDSVYYENVHVLLHKENIYRFECTSFPTRLSIQLVDDGSDKSGVIQVSEDPNFTAYLQNGFRFLEKSSHQP
- the LOC140806295 gene encoding paired amphipathic helix protein Sin3-like 2 isoform X3, which gives rise to MKRLRDDVCVNPQVKRPCGSSDRGESNGLPHGPVAVGGGGENSAGGTGGSGTGTSAAAASTQKLTANDALTYLKIVKDMFLDQREKYDRFLGAMKDFKAERIDTAGVITRVKELFKGYPNLILGFNAFLPKGYEITLTDEKEAPSKRIVEFEDAISFVNKIKKRFQNDDHVYKSFLAILNMYRKEHKGIAEVHQEVAALFQDQPDLLDEFSRFLPDTSASASAPHTHTTMTQSRIDKQLPRQNRINGSHGEHDPSFDRPDVDDDKTVLKLHAENKQHSESESRDERSHDQDARDPGNENNGDISMHRLCDESKCAQKAEDSGGNSNLPANEDKDALKSIYCHEFTFCEKVKERLHSAKDYQAFLKCLHIYSTEIITRKELQGLVADLIGNYPDLMEGFCEFLERCERIDGFLAGVMGKKALWTEGHSLKALRIEEKSNGQKHELEGRKEDRENLKYFRKSIQELDLSNCKSCTPSYRLLPKDCLLPSASQRSELDTRVLNNRWVSVTSGSEDYSFKHMRRNQYEETLFRCEDDRFELDMLLESVSSTAKRVEELLNSINNNSIGSDSRIIVEDHLTVLNLRCIERLYGEHGLDVMDILRKNATLALPVILTRLKQKQEEWTWCQLDFNKVWAEICSKNQYKSLDHQGFYFKQIDSKTLSAKSLVSEIKDKKQKEDDMSFGIAAESKHVIFPKLEFENTDTEIHEDIYKIIKYSSKEVCSTKEQFNRVLTFWTTFLEPMLGVTSRPDGSEAVEDDSTSNHRTVTNMLESEESPSANATSTNLKQSKPYFIGDSNASTQQMNHRWKGFTYADVVAKDGLTVASNGSLPNTVVLFNTELGPNDGHGVNSLLENNDAIKESRGSKTRTKDILSPEGVSTLRSNQSINGKFSEGSRFGGQAEDSVDHRKIEKEDAAGKNDADLEDKDNENSFEAADNVFRGESAALECPQEEQKEEEDGEKHNLDGKPSSEGDETKDQRVFYGNDTYYVLFRLHQTLYERMFSAKVNSLSSESNSRTTNDMNLDPYASFMDALFSLLGGSSDNTKFEDDCRSLIGNQSYVLFTLDKLIYKLVKQLQTVLSEEVDCKLLFLYEYEKSRKQEKCDDSVYYENVHVLLHKENIYRFECTSFPTRLSIQLVDDGSDKSGVIQVSEDPNFTAYLQNGFRFLEKSSHQP